A window of Phragmitibacter flavus contains these coding sequences:
- a CDS encoding TPM domain-containing protein codes for MKCPACAADELQELSPTCPSCGFHLASLDRMMGIPPKLRSGITDLVGFLSKRQVAKLTSHLHELTLQFPQCRFAAVLVEAPAKVPFPVYVFWLFNKGGIAAPMEKGGDCRVVLLVIDTNTASCACMVGYGLEPFFTGERLQRITDSALPYLLCREFSDAFHASLDVVQQQLHEMSQDIPRLYGIREQGQGQIQDQAGESFAY; via the coding sequence ATGAAATGTCCCGCCTGCGCTGCAGACGAACTGCAAGAACTCAGCCCCACCTGCCCCAGCTGTGGTTTTCATCTCGCATCGTTGGATCGAATGATGGGCATCCCGCCCAAGTTGCGGTCCGGCATCACGGATCTGGTGGGCTTCCTCAGCAAACGACAGGTCGCCAAACTCACCAGCCATCTTCACGAACTCACTTTGCAGTTCCCCCAATGCCGGTTTGCCGCCGTGCTGGTGGAAGCTCCGGCCAAGGTGCCCTTTCCGGTTTATGTGTTCTGGTTGTTCAATAAAGGAGGCATTGCTGCACCGATGGAAAAAGGGGGCGATTGCCGCGTCGTGCTGCTGGTGATCGACACCAACACCGCCAGCTGCGCCTGCATGGTCGGTTACGGACTGGAGCCCTTCTTCACCGGCGAACGTCTGCAGCGCATCACCGACTCAGCACTGCCCTACCTGCTATGCCGCGAATTCTCCGACGCTTTTCATGCCTCTCTTGATGTCGTTCAGCAACAGCTGCATGAAATGTCACAGGACATTCCACGCCTGTATGGAATCCGCGAACAGGGCCAGGGTCAGATCCAGGATCAAGCCGGTGAGTCTTTCGCCTACTGA
- a CDS encoding polyprenyl synthetase family protein — protein sequence MADFKTYLSERAQFIDVLLDQWLPAAETRPASLHQAMRHSVLAGGKRLRPVLCMAAAEACGGTKEAASFAACAVECLHTYTLIHDDLPCMDDDDLRRGRPTCHKVYGEAVALLAGDALQALSFELLAKTQQGVHHSHGDMVTELARASGSLHLVGGQVADVEGEGKELALEDLRYIHESKTAALLTASVVLGGMAADATKEQLQGLREFGAATGLAFQIIDDILDVTQPSEKLGKSAGKDVASQKSTYPALMGIEASRAEAQRLTAQAHAALEVFGPYGKRLRDLVDYLLARDY from the coding sequence ATGGCTGATTTCAAAACTTATCTTTCGGAACGTGCGCAATTCATTGATGTGCTGCTGGACCAGTGGCTGCCTGCAGCGGAGACCCGTCCGGCCTCGCTGCATCAGGCCATGCGGCACAGCGTGCTGGCCGGCGGAAAACGTTTGCGTCCGGTGTTGTGCATGGCGGCGGCAGAGGCTTGTGGGGGCACGAAAGAGGCGGCTTCATTCGCGGCCTGCGCGGTGGAATGTTTGCATACTTACACGCTGATTCATGATGATCTGCCGTGCATGGATGACGATGATTTGCGTCGTGGTCGGCCGACCTGTCACAAGGTTTATGGGGAAGCGGTGGCGCTGCTGGCGGGAGATGCGCTTCAGGCGCTGTCATTTGAATTGTTGGCGAAGACCCAGCAGGGGGTGCATCATTCCCATGGTGACATGGTGACGGAACTGGCGCGCGCTTCGGGGAGTTTGCATCTGGTGGGTGGACAGGTGGCTGATGTGGAGGGCGAAGGGAAAGAGCTGGCGTTGGAAGACTTGCGTTACATCCACGAAAGCAAAACGGCGGCGTTGCTGACGGCTTCGGTGGTTTTGGGCGGCATGGCGGCGGATGCGACGAAGGAGCAGTTGCAGGGTTTGCGTGAGTTCGGCGCGGCGACGGGTCTGGCGTTTCAGATCATTGATGACATTCTTGATGTCACCCAACCGAGCGAAAAGCTGGGCAAGAGTGCCGGAAAGGATGTGGCGTCGCAGAAAAGCACTTACCCGGCGTTGATGGGCATTGAGGCTTCGCGTGCGGAAGCGCAGCGGCTGACGGCACAGGCACATGCGGCACTGGAGGTTTTTGGGCCGTATGGGAAGCGTCTGCGTGACCTGGTGGATTACCTGCTGGCGCGCGACTATTGA
- a CDS encoding biotin--[acetyl-CoA-carboxylase] ligase, with amino-acid sequence MTPDPLSQRRIATALAGQPIGHDVQVFDELASTSDHVKDLGLAGFPHGLVVFAEQQTQGRGRRDNRWQSEPYEDLMLSILLRPTIPLEFWPRLTGIAALALCRTIESTTPLKPLIKWPNDVFVDGKKVAGILAETFTSNQGPFMVLGIGLNINRSSFPEELTPIATSLRLSLGPSQPQPRERIAITLLKQLNQLTPFWQDSHEVIIQGIRERSLLIGRAIRAKLDDHEISGQAIALNDEGHLIVAPASGPTFTLTSAEQVRWS; translated from the coding sequence ATGACGCCCGATCCCCTCAGCCAACGCCGCATCGCCACCGCTCTCGCCGGACAACCCATTGGGCATGACGTGCAGGTCTTTGATGAGCTCGCTTCCACCAGCGACCATGTCAAGGACCTCGGCCTTGCCGGTTTTCCCCACGGTCTCGTCGTTTTTGCCGAGCAACAAACACAAGGCCGCGGTCGACGTGACAACCGCTGGCAATCCGAACCCTACGAGGACCTGATGCTTTCGATTCTCCTGCGACCTACCATCCCCCTCGAATTCTGGCCCCGTCTCACCGGAATCGCCGCCCTCGCGCTGTGCCGGACCATCGAATCCACCACCCCTCTGAAGCCCCTCATCAAATGGCCCAACGACGTCTTTGTCGACGGCAAAAAAGTGGCGGGCATTCTCGCCGAGACTTTCACCTCCAATCAAGGCCCCTTCATGGTTCTGGGCATCGGACTGAACATCAACCGCTCCTCATTTCCCGAAGAACTGACTCCCATCGCCACCTCTCTCCGACTCAGCCTCGGTCCATCGCAACCGCAACCCCGCGAACGCATCGCCATCACCCTCTTGAAGCAACTCAATCAGCTCACCCCCTTCTGGCAGGACTCCCACGAGGTGATCATCCAGGGCATTCGCGAGCGGAGCCTGCTCATCGGTCGTGCCATCCGCGCCAAACTCGATGACCACGAGATCTCCGGTCAAGCCATCGCCCTCAACGACGAAGGCCACCTCATCGTCGCCCCCGCCAGCGGCCCGACTTTCACCCTCACCAGCGCCGAACAAGTGCGTTGGAGCTAG
- a CDS encoding TIGR02597 family protein — protein sequence MAAFSQTQEVATDPVGFVKLTVPGQSDAVLAVPFYRASVHKGMIQSINGSEIVLSGSTGWAVNQLVFSAGVQNNSYAVLISSGVKEGMIAKITANSTNSITVQPKVGDDLSQILTIAANGPQSGDLVDIVPFWTPTSLITGVPNVGTQILIKPTDSPGINLSSQTTLVYNGTSWIQSASNANHYPLEFGQSFVLRNNATSPLVLAMSGGVPMNKFRTLIRTFTAANRQDVWFGYSSPIPEAVGNLGLGFSPGDQLVVYDNATVGKNKSASQTLVYNGTAWLLGGSNVNTTFFLQPGNGYVFRKNNAALTNQIITWESLPSYLD from the coding sequence ATGGCTGCCTTCTCTCAGACGCAAGAAGTGGCCACTGATCCGGTAGGATTTGTCAAGCTCACTGTCCCTGGTCAATCAGATGCAGTGCTAGCCGTTCCTTTTTACCGAGCTTCGGTTCACAAAGGAATGATTCAGTCGATCAATGGCTCTGAAATAGTTTTGTCTGGATCAACCGGTTGGGCAGTCAATCAACTTGTATTCTCAGCTGGAGTCCAAAACAATTCGTATGCTGTTCTGATTTCAAGCGGTGTTAAGGAGGGAATGATTGCGAAAATCACAGCGAATAGCACAAACTCAATTACGGTGCAGCCGAAAGTCGGAGATGATTTATCTCAGATTCTCACAATTGCTGCGAATGGCCCTCAATCGGGCGATCTGGTCGATATCGTTCCTTTCTGGACCCCTACTTCTCTGATCACAGGGGTCCCAAATGTAGGAACTCAAATCTTAATTAAACCCACTGACAGTCCGGGCATTAACTTGTCGTCTCAAACGACTTTGGTATACAACGGAACTTCCTGGATCCAAAGTGCCTCAAATGCCAATCATTATCCTCTTGAGTTCGGCCAGTCATTCGTCCTCAGGAATAATGCAACGTCGCCGCTAGTTTTGGCGATGTCGGGAGGTGTTCCAATGAATAAATTTAGAACTCTCATCCGCACTTTTACGGCAGCCAACCGACAGGATGTTTGGTTCGGATACAGTAGTCCAATTCCGGAGGCAGTCGGAAACTTGGGTCTTGGGTTTTCTCCCGGTGACCAACTCGTTGTGTATGACAATGCGACCGTTGGAAAAAACAAGTCTGCGTCACAAACATTGGTATACAATGGAACCGCGTGGCTTCTGGGAGGCTCCAACGTCAATACCACATTTTTCCTGCAACCAGGTAACGGTTATGTGTTCCGTAAAAACAATGCTGCCCTTACCAACCAAATTATAACATGGGAGAGTCTTCCTTCCTATCTTGATTAA
- a CDS encoding PEP-CTERM sorting domain-containing protein (PEP-CTERM proteins occur, often in large numbers, in the proteomes of bacteria that also encode an exosortase, a predicted intramembrane cysteine proteinase. The presence of a PEP-CTERM domain at a protein's C-terminus predicts cleavage within the sorting domain, followed by covalent anchoring to some some component of the (usually Gram-negative) cell surface. Many PEP-CTERM proteins exhibit an unusual sequence composition that includes large numbers of potential glycosylation sites. Expression of one such protein has been shown restore the ability of a bacterium to form floc, a type of biofilm.), giving the protein MIKFPSASNMKFFVFFAVLVCAQGLFNVPKLNAAATLQMSLPFVNGVASNFANSAGVATNGMLYGVLVSTNGSTFQPGAYDEMSPATLLNGGFMTIGGIVTDIYFHPGGNPAQPGSGLTYDGTGLLEGDLVTTGSLGTIENVSLVPINPDQPTSPISALDKFALIWFSTNTASAGDYYGLFSHASFVMPALGDVDFSSAFLGTDVIRSANQQFQAIPEPSRMLLIGMGIGGFLLRRRRHNE; this is encoded by the coding sequence TTGATTAAATTTCCCTCTGCCTCAAATATGAAATTTTTCGTTTTCTTTGCAGTTTTAGTGTGCGCCCAGGGTTTATTTAACGTTCCAAAGTTAAACGCGGCGGCTACATTGCAGATGAGCCTGCCCTTTGTAAATGGTGTCGCTTCAAATTTTGCGAATAGTGCAGGTGTGGCCACAAACGGAATGCTTTATGGGGTATTGGTTAGCACCAATGGTTCTACATTTCAACCTGGCGCCTATGATGAAATGTCTCCAGCTACACTGTTGAACGGGGGCTTTATGACTATCGGTGGGATCGTCACCGATATTTATTTTCATCCTGGTGGAAATCCCGCTCAGCCTGGGTCAGGGCTTACGTATGATGGCACAGGACTCCTCGAAGGGGATCTTGTAACAACTGGGTCGCTCGGGACTATAGAAAACGTTTCTCTTGTTCCGATTAACCCTGATCAGCCTACGAGCCCTATCAGTGCTCTAGACAAATTCGCTTTGATTTGGTTCTCAACAAATACGGCCTCTGCCGGTGACTACTATGGGCTTTTCAGTCACGCCAGTTTCGTGATGCCTGCACTCGGGGATGTGGATTTTAGCAGTGCGTTTCTCGGCACTGACGTAATTCGTTCAGCCAATCAGCAGTTCCAAGCGATTCCTGAACCGAGTAGGATGCTTTTGATTGGCATGGGAATCGGGGGTTTTTTACTGCGTCGTCGCAGACACAATGAATAA
- the hemL gene encoding glutamate-1-semialdehyde 2,1-aminomutase, producing MSESSLSSKLFATAKQYIPGGVNSPVRAFRNVGGEPFFAQRAKGCRVWDVDGKDYIDYVGTWGPAILGHAPQAVVNAVQNAAKNGVSFGIPNPLEVDMAKLIVEWVPSIEKVRMCNSGTEATMSCVRLARGFTKRDRIVKFDGCYHGHVDALLVAAGSGALTHGQPDSAGIPASYAALTTVLPYNDVEALENCFATLGDEIAAIIVESYPANAGLILPQPGYLQKLRDITQKHGALLIFDEVMTGFRIGKGGVQEKENITPDLTALGKVIGGGLPVGAFGGRADIMDMLAPDGPVYQAGTLSGNPLAMAAGLAQLREMEKNQGWQRLEELGQTMETAVLETLKKTGRNYQWYRAGSMFCLFFTETPVKNLTDAKTSDLNAFRSFFHYCLNHGVYFAPSQFETGFISLAHTQDDLDRTAEVVQEALEQLG from the coding sequence ATGTCCGAGTCCTCGTTGTCTTCCAAACTCTTCGCCACCGCCAAACAATACATCCCCGGCGGCGTCAATTCCCCCGTGCGAGCGTTCCGCAACGTGGGCGGCGAACCCTTTTTTGCCCAGCGCGCCAAAGGCTGCCGCGTTTGGGATGTCGACGGCAAGGACTACATCGACTACGTCGGCACCTGGGGACCCGCCATCCTCGGACATGCCCCCCAGGCCGTCGTCAACGCGGTGCAGAATGCCGCCAAAAACGGCGTCAGCTTCGGAATTCCCAATCCGCTCGAAGTCGACATGGCCAAACTCATCGTCGAATGGGTGCCCAGCATTGAAAAGGTGCGCATGTGCAACAGCGGCACCGAAGCCACCATGAGCTGCGTGCGGCTCGCCCGTGGTTTCACCAAACGCGACCGCATCGTCAAGTTCGACGGCTGTTACCATGGTCATGTCGACGCCCTCCTGGTCGCCGCCGGCAGTGGAGCCCTCACCCATGGCCAGCCCGACAGCGCCGGCATCCCCGCCAGCTACGCCGCCCTCACCACCGTTCTTCCCTACAACGACGTCGAAGCCCTCGAAAACTGCTTCGCCACTCTGGGTGATGAGATTGCCGCCATCATTGTCGAAAGTTATCCCGCCAATGCTGGACTCATCCTTCCCCAGCCTGGTTATCTGCAAAAGCTGCGCGACATCACCCAGAAACACGGTGCCCTGCTCATTTTTGATGAAGTCATGACCGGCTTTCGCATCGGCAAAGGGGGGGTTCAGGAAAAAGAAAACATCACCCCCGACCTCACTGCCCTCGGCAAAGTCATCGGCGGCGGCCTTCCCGTCGGAGCTTTCGGCGGACGTGCCGACATCATGGACATGCTTGCTCCCGACGGCCCCGTCTACCAAGCCGGCACCCTCTCGGGCAACCCTCTCGCCATGGCCGCCGGACTCGCCCAGCTTCGCGAAATGGAGAAAAATCAGGGCTGGCAGCGTCTCGAAGAACTCGGTCAAACCATGGAAACCGCCGTATTGGAGACCCTTAAAAAAACCGGTCGAAACTATCAGTGGTATCGCGCCGGCAGCATGTTTTGCCTGTTCTTCACCGAAACCCCCGTCAAAAATCTCACCGACGCCAAGACCAGCGACCTAAACGCCTTCCGCAGCTTCTTCCATTACTGCCTCAACCACGGCGTCTACTTCGCCCCCTCCCAATTCGAAACCGGTTTCATCAGTCTCGCCCACACTCAAGACGACCTGGACCGCACCGCCGAAGTGGTGCAGGAGGCGTTGGAGCAGTTGGGTTGA
- a CDS encoding FAD-dependent oxidoreductase — protein sequence MKKSLLALSLFAAFQAQAATATATSKFVEAESFGEHGGWVLDTQFIEIMGSPYLMAHGLGKPVEDASATVKSPGAGEFKVWVRTKNWVGPWDAPGAPGRFQVSVNGEKLAKEFGAEGKDWLWEDGGTVTLKDGDLKLALHDLTGFNGRVDAIYLTSDLNAAPPVEKAALAKFRHEQLGLPAEPPVTKEYDLVVVGGGYGGLGAAISAARQGLKVALIQNRGVLGGNGSSEVQVWAMGGTRRGLYPHLGEIVEEFADRASNSPGRIEEYGDELKEKVVRAEKNIDLFLFHHVWKVEMKEEKGAKKIAAVIALDVKNSTEKKIPGKFFSDCTGHGTLGAMAEASYTMALKGHLGMSNMWVIHKKEASQEWPETPWALQLTPEDFPEPHAMKPQKASGNQRNMEGYQTVDLSKLDHENFLKGEWFWESGFDKHPIEELELVRDWNLRAVFGAFSTMRKTNPEKYKNYSFDWLAYIGGTRESRLIQGDLVLTEKDVIAGKQFPDGCVPTTWDLDLHYPREQFMKTYPENPFISRAVFGEGIDRRVGYPVPYRCFYSKDIENMFMAGRQISVDRGALGSTRVMRTIGMMGEVVGKAAYLSVRHETTPRGVYEQYLDNLKELMSQPGAMRRDGIESPLYLPEGAVKLPPVVMDFIPLDKLEGLVIDDSEAELTGTWTHGEGLKPYVHKGYHYGREKGARAKYIFSVKESGKYEVRVNWQPHENRGTSVPVSVQSAEGAKTATLNQKEKAGLDKGFHSLGTFTFNAGEEASVIIGTENSGGNVHLDAVQILPAK from the coding sequence ATGAAGAAGTCACTCCTAGCCCTAAGCCTTTTTGCTGCCTTTCAGGCGCAGGCAGCCACAGCCACAGCCACCAGCAAGTTTGTTGAAGCCGAATCCTTTGGCGAACATGGAGGATGGGTGCTGGACACACAATTCATTGAGATCATGGGTTCGCCGTATTTGATGGCTCATGGTTTGGGCAAGCCGGTGGAGGATGCGAGTGCGACGGTGAAATCGCCGGGTGCCGGAGAATTTAAAGTCTGGGTGCGCACGAAAAACTGGGTGGGCCCTTGGGATGCACCGGGGGCGCCTGGACGTTTTCAGGTTTCGGTGAACGGAGAAAAGCTGGCGAAGGAGTTTGGGGCCGAGGGCAAGGACTGGCTTTGGGAAGATGGCGGCACGGTGACGCTGAAGGACGGCGATTTGAAGCTGGCGTTGCATGACCTGACCGGGTTCAACGGTCGGGTGGATGCGATTTATCTGACCAGTGATTTGAATGCAGCCCCTCCAGTGGAGAAAGCGGCGCTGGCAAAGTTTCGTCATGAACAACTCGGGCTACCTGCGGAGCCGCCGGTGACGAAGGAGTATGATTTGGTGGTGGTCGGCGGTGGTTATGGGGGTTTGGGTGCGGCGATCAGTGCGGCGCGTCAGGGATTGAAGGTGGCGTTGATCCAGAATCGCGGCGTGCTCGGCGGTAACGGTTCGAGTGAAGTGCAAGTGTGGGCGATGGGCGGCACACGTCGTGGGTTGTATCCGCATCTGGGCGAAATCGTGGAAGAGTTTGCCGATCGCGCCAGCAACAGCCCTGGTCGTATTGAGGAATACGGCGATGAATTGAAGGAGAAGGTCGTTCGTGCGGAAAAGAACATTGATTTGTTTTTGTTCCACCACGTCTGGAAGGTCGAGATGAAGGAGGAGAAGGGCGCCAAAAAGATTGCGGCAGTGATTGCGCTGGATGTGAAGAACAGCACGGAGAAAAAGATTCCGGGCAAATTTTTCTCTGACTGCACCGGTCACGGCACCCTTGGCGCGATGGCGGAGGCGAGCTACACGATGGCGCTGAAAGGCCACCTGGGCATGAGCAACATGTGGGTGATTCACAAGAAAGAGGCTTCTCAAGAGTGGCCAGAAACGCCTTGGGCGTTGCAGTTGACCCCGGAAGATTTTCCTGAACCCCACGCGATGAAGCCGCAGAAGGCTTCCGGCAATCAACGAAACATGGAAGGCTACCAGACCGTGGACCTGAGCAAGCTTGACCATGAAAATTTCCTCAAGGGCGAATGGTTCTGGGAGTCGGGTTTTGACAAACATCCCATCGAAGAACTCGAGCTGGTGCGCGATTGGAACCTTCGTGCGGTCTTTGGGGCCTTCAGCACGATGCGCAAAACGAACCCGGAGAAATACAAAAACTACTCCTTCGACTGGCTGGCCTACATCGGCGGCACCCGTGAGTCACGTTTGATCCAGGGGGATCTGGTGCTGACGGAGAAAGACGTGATTGCAGGCAAACAATTCCCTGATGGCTGCGTGCCAACCACCTGGGACCTTGACCTGCATTATCCTCGCGAACAGTTCATGAAGACGTATCCGGAAAATCCATTCATCTCACGCGCGGTGTTTGGTGAGGGCATCGACCGTCGCGTCGGTTATCCCGTGCCGTATCGCTGTTTCTATTCGAAGGACATCGAAAACATGTTCATGGCGGGTCGGCAGATTTCCGTGGATCGCGGCGCTCTGGGTTCAACCCGCGTGATGCGCACGATCGGCATGATGGGCGAGGTGGTCGGCAAGGCTGCTTATCTCAGTGTTCGTCATGAAACGACGCCACGGGGTGTTTATGAGCAGTATCTGGACAATTTGAAGGAGCTGATGAGCCAGCCTGGTGCCATGCGTCGCGACGGCATTGAGTCGCCTCTGTATCTGCCAGAGGGCGCGGTGAAACTGCCTCCGGTGGTGATGGATTTCATTCCTTTGGACAAGCTGGAAGGTCTGGTGATTGATGATTCCGAAGCCGAACTGACTGGCACCTGGACGCACGGCGAAGGTTTGAAGCCTTATGTTCACAAAGGGTATCACTACGGCAGGGAAAAGGGCGCGCGGGCCAAATACATCTTCAGCGTGAAGGAGAGCGGCAAATATGAAGTGCGCGTGAACTGGCAGCCTCATGAGAACCGCGGCACGTCGGTGCCGGTGAGTGTGCAAAGCGCAGAAGGAGCCAAAACCGCAACCTTGAATCAGAAGGAAAAAGCGGGGTTGGACAAAGGTTTCCATTCGCTCGGCACCTTCACTTTCAATGCCGGCGAAGAAGCTTCGGTGATCATCGGAACCGAAAACTCCGGTGGCAATGTGCATCTGGATGCCGTGCAGATTCTGCCGGCGAAGTAG